The proteins below come from a single Cololabis saira isolate AMF1-May2022 chromosome 2, fColSai1.1, whole genome shotgun sequence genomic window:
- the LOC133419528 gene encoding USP6 N-terminal-like protein, translating into MKKDIETLIAEERAEIILKYATGRQGGVEIDPWEDGDYSIYKVMDRFGFLHANELPAPTAHEEKLKHLEVERAEKWLKMVKKWDKYKNSERMVKRIYKGVPLQLRGRAWALLLDVERTKSENEGKYENMKEQARLYSSEIKQIDLDINRTFRNHIMFMERFGVKQQSLFHVLAAYSVYNTEVSYCQGMSQIAALLLMYMNEEDAFWALSQLLTDQKHGMHGFFIPGFPKLHRFQAHHDQILSKLLPKLKKHLDREQMSAGIYSTKWFLQCFIDRTPFTLTLRLWDIFILEGEKLLTAMSYTVLKTHKKRLLKMPLEDLREFLQERIAQTFFHSDDVVIEHLQASMTELQKMKLDLPPAGKSEELPRKPLGQELLSPVQPSGRRSSLASSFPRAGLGLHIISHLPGSMSPDQSPSKDPRDLEAAEERELPLPSPDPVIIHSHVPLTPTGSPLTGPPPYRPPGSPALLPDQDGEPIQADGADDPSTGSLSTSGRTPSSCRVLTTPAAQAASPGLGVARPESPISPPISPPISPPISPPISPPASPPASPPSSSGNLNREVNLRSEESQATDASEPELQPADHHRTE; encoded by the exons ATGAAGAAGGACATCGAGACTCTGATAGCAGAGGAGCGAGCTGAGATCATCTTGAAATATGCCACG GGCAGGCAGGGCGGCGTGGAGATCGACCCCTGGGAGGACGGAGATTACAGCATCTACAAGGTCATGGATCGCTTCGGCTTCCTGCA CGCGAACGAGCTGCCGGCGCCAACTGCTCACGAGGAGAAG CTGAAGCATCTGGAGGTGGAGAGGGCGGAGAAGTGGCTGaagatggtgaagaaatgggaCAAGTACAAGAACAGTGAGCGG ATGGTGAAACGGATCTACAAAGGCGTTCCCCTGCAGCTCCGAGGCCGGGCCTGGGCGCTCCTGCTGGACGTGGAGCGGACCAAGAGCGAAAACGAGGGCAAATACGAG AACATGAAGGAGCAGGCCAGACTTTACTCGTCCGAGATCAAGCAGATCGATCTGGACATCAACAGAACCTTCAGGAACCACATCATGTTCATGGAGCGCTTCGGAGTCAA gcAGCAGTCCCTCTTCCACGTCCTCGCCGCGTACTCCGTCTACAACACG GAGGTGAGCTACTGCCAGGGCATGAGTCAGATCGCCGCCCTCCTgctcatgtacatgaacgagGAGGACGCCTTCTGGGCTCTGTCGCAGCTGCTGACCGACCAGAAGCACGGCATGCACG gctttttTATTCCTGGGTTTCCCAAGCTTCACCGATTCCAGGCACACCACGACCAGATCCTCTCCAAGCTCCTCCCCAAACTGAAGAAACATCTG GACAGAGAGCAGATGTCTGCAGGGATTTACAGCACCAAGTGGTTCCTGCAGTGCTTCATCGACAGG ACGCCGTTCACGCTGACGCTTCGCCTGTGGGACATTTTCATCCTGGAGGGGGAGAAGTTGCTCACCGCCATGTCTTACACCGTCCTGAAGACGCACAAGA AGCGTCTCTTGAAGATGCCCCTGGAGGATCTCAGAGAGTTCCTGCAGGAACGGATTGCTCAGACTTTCTTCCACAGCGACGACGTGGTCATCGAGCACCTGCAGGCCTCCATGACGGAGCTGCAGAAGATGAAGCTGGACCTCCCTCCTGCAG GGAAGTCTGAGGAGCTGCCCCGGAAGCCTCTGGGCCAGGAGCTGCTGAGCCCCGTCCAGCCCTCTGGGCGGAGGTCGTCCCTGGCCAGCAGCTTCCCCAGAGCCGGACTGGGCCTCCACATCATCTCCCACCTGCCCGGATCCATGTCCCCGGACCAGAGCCCTTCCAAAGACCCCCGGGATCTGGAGGCTGCCGAGGAGAGGGAGCTGCCGCTCCCCTCCCCAGACCCCGTCATCATCCACAGCCACGTCCCCCTGACTCCAACCGGCTCCCCGCTGACGGGCCCTCCGCCCTACCGGCCCCCGGGGAGCCCCGCACTCCTGCCGGATCAGGACGGGGAGCCGATCCAGGCTGACGGCGCTGATGACCCCTCGACCGGCTCGCTCTCGACGAGTGGCAGGACTCCGTCCTCCTGCAGAGTCCTGACGACTCCTGCAGCTCAGGCAGCGTCGCCGGGGCTGGGGGTGGCTCGGCCAGAGAGCCCGATCTCACCTCCGATCTCACCTCCGATCTCACCTCCGATCTCACCTCCGATATCGCCTCCAGCCTCACCTCCAGCCTCACCTCCGTCCTCCAGCGGAAATCTGAACCGGGAAGTGAATCTGAGATCAGAGGAATCTCAGGCTACGGATGCTTCAGAACCAGAACTCCAACCAGCAGATCACCATCGTACTGAATGA